From Mesorhizobium sp. Pch-S:
GAAAGCGCTGTCTGGCGGGCAACGCCAGCGCGTCGCCATCGGCCGCGCCATCGTGCGCGAGCCCAGGATCTTCCTGTTCGACGAGCCGCTGTCCAACCTCGATGCCGAACTGCGCGTCCAGATGCGTGTCGAGATCGCGAAGCTGCACAACGATCTCGGCAACACCATGATCTATGTCACGCATGACCAGGTCGAGGCCATGACCATGGCCGACAAGATCGTCGTGCTGCGCGGAGGCATTATCGAGCAGGTCGGCGCGCCGCTCGAACTCTACAACAACCCGCACAACCTCTTTGTCGCCGGTTTCATCGGTTCGCCGAAAATGAACCTGCTCTCGACCGCACTGAAGGACGGGCGCCTGCAGGTGGCGGGCACGCCCCTGTCGCTGTCCCGTGTAACAGCCGGCGCGACGACACTGGGCGTGCGGCCCGAGCATATCGGCATCACCGACGGCGACGGCGTCAAGCTGGCGGATGTGAAGGTGGAGCTGATTGAAAGCCTCGGCGGACAGACCCTGGTCTACGCCACGACCACGGACGGACAGGCCCTGACGGTCGCGCTCAACGGCCAGCGGCAGGTCGATGTGGGCGCCAGCCTTTCGGTCTATGCAGATCCGGCCCGCATCCATCTGTTCGACGCGGACGGCAATGCGCTGCCACAGGCATGATCCATAACGACAGCGAGCAAGCGGCTGACCGAGGCGCGTCACGCGCCCCGGCCGTCTGTCGACAGGTTACTTGCCGCAATAATTGTCGTTCACGATCGGGCCGGTGCCCTGCTGCGGTCCATCATAGCCGGGCTGATAGGCACATGGACCTGCGCCACTGTTGCCCTGGGACGGTCCGCTCTGATCGTTGATGCTCTGGGTGGTGGTCGTGTCGACCGCATCGGGGTAGACCGGTTGCGGTTCGACCGTGGTCGCCGCCGGCTGGTTCGGGTCGATGCGGTCATTGACCATCGGATCACCCATACCCTGCGCCATTGCCGAACCGGCAAATCCGGCCGCGAACGCCGAAGCGATGAGAATCTTCCTGAGCATGATGCTCTCCTTCCGTCTGGTTACGGTTGCATGAGGCTAACCGGTCACGGAAACGAAGGTTCCGACAAAGATCGGGCGATTCCTGACCTTCGCCAGGCCGGTTGATGTGGTCGTCAGAACGAGCTACCGGCGCCCGGCCTTGAACAGCGGCGCGCGTGGCTTGCTCACCACGACGGGCACATCTTCCGCACGCACATAGATGCCGGTGACCTCTGCAAAGCCGATAAAGGTTCGCATGGCGTCGATCTCCGACACATGCCCAATCGACACGGCGTTGCAGGCATTCCAGGTGCACAGGTAGACATGGCCGCGCCTGTCTTCCGGCCAGCGGCGAAGGAAATGCAGCGCCCGTTCGACGGTGGCGATTTCTTCGATCCTGCCGTCGAACATGACGTGCACGGGTCTATTCGGCTGCCTGTCCATTGTGGCCTCCCAAACCCACAGCTGTGGGTTTAGATCAACGCCGGGATGCAAACGCAGGTTTCAAAAATCTTCGCCCGGGAGCATCATACCGCCCTGGTAGATCGGGTCTTGTTCCGCCTGGGCCGCCGTCAGCGCCATCCGCGTTTCGGCCGTCAAATCGGTGGCCGGCCACCCTCGACAATTGCCGCATCGGCCGGCAACCGACCGCTACGCCTCGACACGAGCCGACGGATCACGACATAAAAGACCGGCGTCAGGATCAGGCCGAAGACGGTGACGCCAAGCATGCCGGCAAACACGGCGACACCCATGGCCTGGCGCATTTCGGCACCCGCGCCCGTCGCGATGACCAGAGGCACGACACCCGCGACGAAGGCGAGTGACGTCATCAGGATCGGTCTCAGACGCAGGCGTGCGGCCTCCAGCACCGCGGCCAGCGGATCATGGCCTTTCTTTTCTTCTTCATGGGCAAACTCCACGATCAGGATCGCGTTCTTCGCCGCCAGTCCGACCAGCACGACAAAGGCGATCTGGGTAAAGACGTTGTTGTCGCCTGCAAACAGCCAGACGCCCGTGATCGCGGACAGCAGCGCCAGTGGTGCAATCAGAAGAACGGCGAACGGCAATGACCAGCTGTTGTACTGCGCGGCGAGAATCAAGAACGCCAGCAGCACCGCCAGGGGAAACACGATCATCGCCGTATTGCCGGCCTGCTTCTCCTGATAGGTCAGATCGGTCCATTCGAATGCCATGCCCGGGGGCAGCGTCTCGCGCATGATCTGCTCGATCGCCGCCGTGGCCTGCCCCGATGAATAGCCCGGGGCGGGTCCTCCAGTGATATCGACGGAGGGATAACCGTTGTAGTGCATCACCCGGTCAGGCCCGGAACTGGTCGCGACCGCAGCCAGGGCCGCGAGCGGGACCATCTCGCCGGCCGCATTGCGCACCTTCAGCTGCGCGATGTCGTCCACCTGCGTGCGGAACGGCTCGTCGGCCTGGACGATGACACGGTATGTGCGTCCGAAACGGTTGAAGTCGTTGGCGTATAACGACCCCAGATTGACCTGAAGCGTATCGAAGACCTCGGTCAGAGGAATCCCTTGCGTCTTTGCCTTGACGCGATCGAGATCGACCTGGACCTGGGGTGCATTGACCTGGAAGCTCGCCATCATCCCGGCAAGCTGCGGTGTCGTCATGGCCTTCGCCATGACCTCGCCCTGTACCTTGGCAAGTGCCTCCAGCCCGGCACCGGAACGATCCTCGATCTGAAGCTTGAAGCCACCCGTGGTGCCGAGCCCCGGCACCGGCGGTGGCGGGAAGATGCCGACGAAACCATCGGGTATCTGGCTGAATTTCCCCATCAGGCGGCCGGCGATGGCATTGGCGGAAAGCGATGGATCCTTGCGCTGGTCGAACGGATCGAGCATGGCGAAAACAACGGCGGCGTTGGGGAGATTGACGAAACCGTTCACCGAAAGGCCAGGGAAGGCGACGACGCTTTCGACGCCGGGTTCAGCCAGCGCGATCTTTGACATTTCCTTGACGACCGCGTCGGTTCGATCCAACGAGGCTCCGGACGGCAATTGGGCGATCCCGACAAGGTAGTACTTGTCCTGGGCCGGCACGAAACCGGTCGGAACGCTCTGGAAGCCCATCCATGTCGCGCCGAGCAGGCCCGCGTAGAGCAACAGCAGGATGCCGCTGACGCGAATGGCACGCCGCGCCGCGCCGACATAGGCGTTCGATGCGCGGTCGAAGAAGCGGTTGAACAAACCGAAGAAGCGCCCGAACAGGAGGTCGATGCCCCTGGTGAGCCAGTCTCGGCGCGCACCGGCATGATGCGGCGTCAAAAGCAATCCAGCCAGGGCAGGCGAAAGGGTGAGCGAGTTGATGGCCGACAGGACCGTGGAAATGGCGATGGTGACTGCGAACTGCCGATAGAACTCGCCCTGGAGGCCGGAGAGAAACGCCGACGGGATAAACACCGCCGCAAGCACCGAGGTGATCGCGATGATCGGCGCGGTCACCTCGTCCATCGCCTGGTGCGCCGCCTGCCGGGGTGTCCTGCCAAGGCCGATATGGCGCTCGACATTCTCGACGACGACGATGGCATCATCGACCACGATACCGATCGACAACACCAGTCCGAACAGCGACAGGGTGTTGAGCGAGAAGCCCAGCATATGCATCACTGCCAGGGTGCCGATCAGCGATATCGGAACGGCCACCAGCGGAATGATGGAAGCGCGCCAGGTCTGCAGGAACAGCACGACGACGATCACGACCAGCAGGATCGCTTCCAGCAGGGTTTCGACGACCGCCGCCAGGGACGCCCGAACGAAGACGGTGGGATCATAGGCGATCCGGTATTCCAGCCCTTCCGGGAAGTCGCGCTTCAGTTGCTCCATCTCGGTGCGAACGGCGTTGGAAACGTCCAGTGCATTGGCGCCCGGACGCTGGATGATCTGCATGGCAACAGCCGGTTCGCCGTCGAGAAGGCTGCGCAGGGCATAGCCGTCGGAACCAAGTCCGATCCGCGCAACATCCTTGAGACGCACCGTCTGGCCGTCCGCGCCGGTCTTGATGACGATCTCGCCAAACTCTTCCTCGCTGGACAGCCTTCCCCGCGTGCTGACGGTGACCTGGTAGCTCGCCGCCAGCGACGGTTGCTGGCCCACCGACCCCGCCGCCACCTGGACGTTCTGCTCGCGAATGGCGGCGATGACATCGCTCGCCGTCAGGCCGCGCGCCGCGACCTTCGCGGGATCCAGCCAGATACGCATGGCATATTCGCCCGCCCCCCAGATCACGACGTCGCCTACGCCCGGTAACCTGGCAATGGTGTCGCGCACCTGAAGGGTGGCAAAATTGGAGATGTAGAGGGGGTCATAACGCTTGTCGGGCGAAACGAGATGGACAACCATCAGGATATCGGGCGACGTCTTCTGCGTGACGACACCGATCCGCTGCACTTCCTGCGGCAAACGCGGCAGGGCGCGCGACACGCGGTTCTGCACCTGGATCTGCGCCATGTCGGGGTCGGTCCCGTGCGCGAAGGTGACGGTGAGCGTCATCCTGCCGTCGGTGGCAGCCTGCGAGCTCATGTACAGCATGCCCTCGACACCATTGATCGATTGTTCGAGAGGAGAGGCAACGGTCTCGGCAATGACTTCGGGATTGGCGCCGGGGTAACTCGCACTCACCTGCACGGTCGGCGGCGTGACGGACGGATATTCGCTCAGCGGCAATTGAAACAGCGCAAGCGCGCCGACGATCAGCATCAGGGCCGAGAGCACGATGGCGAAGATCGGGCGGTTGATGAAAAAATGAGGCAGGTTCATCGGCGTGCCTCCCGGGCATCGCCGTCGTCAAGGCTGGATGCCGACTGCTGCGCCGGTACCATCGCCACCCGGTTCGGCGTCACCTGCATGCCAGGCCTGACAAGCCCCTTGATGATGATGGTTTCACCAGGCTTCAGGCCGCTGTCGACGATGCGCAAACCCTCGCTCATGGCGCCTAGGCCGACAGGCCGGTACTCGGCCTTGTCGCCGGCGCCGAGCACCAGCACATAGCGGCGCCCCTGATCGGTCCCGATGGCCTGGTCATCGACAAGCACGGTTTCCCGCGGGGCGTCTGTTGCGAGTTTCACGCGGGCAAACAACCCGGGCATCAACAGTCCGCCCGGGTTGGCGAGCACCGCCCGTGCGCGAATCGTGCCGGTGCCTCGATCGACGCGGTTGCCCAGAAAATCGAGCGTCCCGGTGTGCGGGTAGCCGGTATCGGTGGCGAGGCCGACCTCGACCGGAAACGAGGAGGATTTTTGACCGGCCGCCCCCTGGTGGGCCCGGCTGAGGAAACTCAGATAGGTTGCCTCGTCTATGTCGAAATAGACATGCATCGGATCGACGGAAACGATCGTGGTCAGCAGCGTGGCGGCCGAACCCGATGCCCCTGTGACGAGGTTGCCCTCCGTCACCAGCACCCTGTCGGCACGCCCGGAGATCGGTGCGGTCACGCGGGAATAGGACAGCTCGAGTTCCGCCGCCGCGACCGCGGCCCTCGCTTCCTCCACCTGAGCCTGCCGTTCCCGCTTTCTGGACAGCGCATCGTCATGGGTCTTGCCGGAAATCGTTCCCGTCGGCGCAAGCCGTTGCGAACGGCCGAAATCCGTTTCCGCCTGGGCGAGCAGAACCTCGGCGCGCTGCTGTTGTGCCCTGGCATTCTGCAGCGCGACTTCAAACGGCCGGGGATCGATCTGGAACAGAAGCTGGCCGCGCTCGACGAATCCGCCTTCCGGGACATGGGCGGATTCGATCATGCCGCCGACGCGCGGCCTGAGTTCGATCGTGCTCGGAGCCGCCACCATGCCGGTGAATTCAGCCCACGGCGCCATCACGCGCGTGACCACTTCGGCGACCGGAACCTGCGGTCCGGGAGTGGAAGCGACCTCGCCTGTTTCGGCGGCTTTCGCCAGGCTGATATCCACGACCGGTGAATAGACATAGGCGAACAAGGCACCGCCGCTCAGCACGGCTGCCGTAAACAGGAGTATTTTCGACCTGACGGTCATGTGAAGCGCCCTCGTCGTCGCAATACGCGACGCCAGAAACGACGCCGCTCGATGATTTTCAGCGACGCTACGGGTTCCCATGATGGGAAGGTCAACAGCGGTTCGAAACATTCGGGATAACCCGGCAACCGGGCGGTGCGGATAGCCGCGGCTTGCTGCGGATCCTGCAGCGTCCCATCCACGGCGCCTGCAGCGCGGCCTGATCGATGGTCCAGGCCAGTTGGAGCAGGACACAGCTATTGTCCTCGCCGGCATATGGCGATATTGCGCCGCAACATGACAGTGCGCGGCTGCGTCGCGCGGGAGCAGCCTGATGTCCCAGACAGACCTAGCAATCGTCGAACGCGAGCCGGCCGTGCGGCCCTGGCTGGTGATGCTGGCGCTGGCGATCGGCGGCTTCGCCATCGGCTCGACCGAATTCGCGGCGATGAGCCTGCTGCCCTATATCGCGTCGGGGCTCGGCATCGACGAACCGAAAGCGGCGCATGCGATCAGCGCCTATGCGCTCGGCGTCGTGGTCGGCGCGCCGATCATCGCCGTGCTGTCCGCACGGGTGCCGCGCCGCACGCTGCTGATGGCACTGATGGCGGCCTATGGCATCACCAACTGCCTCACCGCTTTGGTTCCCAACTATGAATGGCTGCTGGTGCTGCGCTTCCTGAGCGGCATGCCGCATGGCGCCTATTTCGGCGTGGCCGCGCTGGTCGCGGCATCGCTGGTCGGCCCGAAGGAACGCACGACCGCCATCGCGCGTGTCATGCTCGGCCTGACTGTCGCAACGATCATCGGCGTGCCTGCGGCGACCTATCTCGGCCAGGCTTTCGGCTGGCAGGCGGGCTTCGCCTTGACCGGCCTGCTGGCGCTGGCCACCTTCATCATGGTGGCCCTGTTCGCGCCGCGCGACCGGCCGGACGAAGACGCCAGCCCGCTACGGGAACTCGGCGCCTTCCGCAACCGTCAGGTGCTGCTGACGCTGGCGACCGCGATCGTCGGCTTCGGCGGGCTTTTCGCAGTCTATTCCTATACCGCCTCGACATTGCTCGAAGTGACGAGAGCCGATCCGCGCGTGGTGCCGCTGGTGATCGGCCTGTTCGGCGTCGGCATGACACTGGGCAACCTCATCTCGGCCTGGGCCGCCGACAAGGCGCTGAAGCCGACGGCAACAGTGCTGATCATCGCCAGTGCTGCAGCACTGTTTGCTTTCCCCTCTTCGGTCGGTTCGCTGTGGTCGATCTCGCTCGTGGTTTTCCTGATCGGCTGCACCCCGGCCTTGCCATCGTGCTGCAGACCTATTTGATGGACGTGGCGCGCGACGCCCAGACGCTGGCCGCCGCCGCCAACCACAGCGCCTTCAATGTCGCCAACGCGCTCGGGCCCTGGCTCGCGGGCATGGCGATCACCGCCGGCTACGGCTTCCCCTCGGCGGGTTACGTCGGCTGCGCCCTGTCGCTCGGCGGACTGGTGCTGTGGCTGATCACGCTGTGGGACGCCAAGCGCCGGAAGGTTTAGGGGAGCGATCTCCCCTTCTCCCCTTGCGGGAGAAGGTGGCCGAGCCCTGGCGGCGCAGCCGCCGAAGGCGAGGTCGGATGAGGGGTGCTGGACGGAGCGCAGCCTTCCGACGTCGAGCGACGCGAGGCGTTTGATTTCGCTCAATCTCGTTTCTTCCAACACCCCTCATCCGTCTCGGCGCTACGCGCCGATCCACCTTCTCCCACAAGGGGAGAAGGGAACGTCGCGCTTCTACCGGAAACGCAAATTCTTCCGGCTGAGCTGGTCTATCGAAGTACAGCCCATCAGTTTCATGGCGCGTTCGATCTCGATGCGCATCTGCTCCAGCGCGCGCTCGACGCCGGCCTGGCCGGCGGCGGCAAGCGGGAAAAGATAATAGCGGCCGAGCCCGACCGCCTTGGCGCCCAGCGACAGCGCCTTCAGCACATGGGTGCCGCGCTGCACGCCGCCATCCATCATGACATCGATGCGATCGCCGACGGCATCGACGATCTCGGCGAGCTGGTCGAAGGCGCTGCGCGACCCGTCGAGCTGGCGGCCGCCATGGTTGGAGAGCACGATGCCGCTGCAACCGATCTCGACGGCGCGGCGGGCATCCTCCACCGACATGATGCCTTTCAGGCAGAACGGTCCGCCCCAGTGCCGCACCATTTCGGCAACGTCGTCCCAGGTCATCGACGGGTCGAGCATCTCGGTGAAATAGCGGCTGATCGACATCACACCGCCGCCCATGTCGACATGGCTGTCGAGCTGCGGCAGCCTGAAGCTTTCATGGGTAAGATAGTTGATCGCCCAGGCCGGCTTCACCGCGAACTGGGTGATGCCGGCGAGGTTGAGCCTGAACGGGATGGCGAAGCCGGTGCGTTTGTCGCGCTCGCGGTTGCCACCGGTAATGCTGTCGACCGTCAGCATCATCACCTCGACGCCGGCCTGCTTGGCGCGCGCCATCATCTCGCGGTTCAGGCCGCGGTCCTTGTGGAAGTAGAACTGGTAGACCTGCGGCGCACCGCTGATCCGGCGTGCTTCTTCCAGGCTGACGGTGCCGAGCGAAGAGACGCCGAACATGGTGCCGTATTTGCCGGCGGCAGCCGCGACCGCGCGTTCGCCCTGATGGTGGAACAGGCGCTGCAGCGCCGTCGGCGAGCAATAGACCGGCAGCGCCAGCTTCTGGCCCATGACGGTGACAGACAGGTCGATGTCGGTGACGCCGCGCAGGACATTGGGCACCAGATCGCAGGCTTCGAAGGCAGCGGTGTTGCGCCGATAGGTGACCTCGTCGTCGGC
This genomic window contains:
- the ugpC gene encoding sn-glycerol-3-phosphate ABC transporter ATP-binding protein UgpC, producing MAASIELRNITKAYGDVKVIHGVDLSIEPGEFTVFVGPSGCGKSTLLRLIAGLERISGGDLLIDGRRINEVPASKRGIAMVFQSYALYPHMSVRKNLSFGLETIGTPKAEIAHRVAKAAEILRITPLLDRRPKALSGGQRQRVAIGRAIVREPRIFLFDEPLSNLDAELRVQMRVEIAKLHNDLGNTMIYVTHDQVEAMTMADKIVVLRGGIIEQVGAPLELYNNPHNLFVAGFIGSPKMNLLSTALKDGRLQVAGTPLSLSRVTAGATTLGVRPEHIGITDGDGVKLADVKVELIESLGGQTLVYATTTDGQALTVALNGQRQVDVGASLSVYADPARIHLFDADGNALPQA
- a CDS encoding efflux RND transporter periplasmic adaptor subunit, whose product is MTVRSKILLFTAAVLSGGALFAYVYSPVVDISLAKAAETGEVASTPGPQVPVAEVVTRVMAPWAEFTGMVAAPSTIELRPRVGGMIESAHVPEGGFVERGQLLFQIDPRPFEVALQNARAQQQRAEVLLAQAETDFGRSQRLAPTGTISGKTHDDALSRKRERQAQVEEARAAVAAAELELSYSRVTAPISGRADRVLVTEGNLVTGASGSAATLLTTIVSVDPMHVYFDIDEATYLSFLSRAHQGAAGQKSSSFPVEVGLATDTGYPHTGTLDFLGNRVDRGTGTIRARAVLANPGGLLMPGLFARVKLATDAPRETVLVDDQAIGTDQGRRYVLVLGAGDKAEYRPVGLGAMSEGLRIVDSGLKPGETIIIKGLVRPGMQVTPNRVAMVPAQQSASSLDDGDAREARR
- a CDS encoding DUF982 domain-containing protein; amino-acid sequence: MDRQPNRPVHVMFDGRIEEIATVERALHFLRRWPEDRRGHVYLCTWNACNAVSIGHVSEIDAMRTFIGFAEVTGIYVRAEDVPVVVSKPRAPLFKAGRR
- a CDS encoding MFS transporter, translating into MSQTDLAIVEREPAVRPWLVMLALAIGGFAIGSTEFAAMSLLPYIASGLGIDEPKAAHAISAYALGVVVGAPIIAVLSARVPRRTLLMALMAAYGITNCLTALVPNYEWLLVLRFLSGMPHGAYFGVAALVAASLVGPKERTTAIARVMLGLTVATIIGVPAATYLGQAFGWQAGFALTGLLALATFIMVALFAPRDRPDEDASPLRELGAFRNRQVLLTLATAIVGFGGLFAVYSYTASTLLEVTRADPRVVPLVIGLFGVGMTLGNLISAWAADKALKPTATVLIIASAAALFAFPSSVGSLWSISLVVFLIGCTPALPSCCRPI
- a CDS encoding efflux RND transporter permease subunit, producing MNLPHFFINRPIFAIVLSALMLIVGALALFQLPLSEYPSVTPPTVQVSASYPGANPEVIAETVASPLEQSINGVEGMLYMSSQAATDGRMTLTVTFAHGTDPDMAQIQVQNRVSRALPRLPQEVQRIGVVTQKTSPDILMVVHLVSPDKRYDPLYISNFATLQVRDTIARLPGVGDVVIWGAGEYAMRIWLDPAKVAARGLTASDVIAAIREQNVQVAAGSVGQQPSLAASYQVTVSTRGRLSSEEEFGEIVIKTGADGQTVRLKDVARIGLGSDGYALRSLLDGEPAVAMQIIQRPGANALDVSNAVRTEMEQLKRDFPEGLEYRIAYDPTVFVRASLAAVVETLLEAILLVVIVVVLFLQTWRASIIPLVAVPISLIGTLAVMHMLGFSLNTLSLFGLVLSIGIVVDDAIVVVENVERHIGLGRTPRQAAHQAMDEVTAPIIAITSVLAAVFIPSAFLSGLQGEFYRQFAVTIAISTVLSAINSLTLSPALAGLLLTPHHAGARRDWLTRGIDLLFGRFFGLFNRFFDRASNAYVGAARRAIRVSGILLLLYAGLLGATWMGFQSVPTGFVPAQDKYYLVGIAQLPSGASLDRTDAVVKEMSKIALAEPGVESVVAFPGLSVNGFVNLPNAAVVFAMLDPFDQRKDPSLSANAIAGRLMGKFSQIPDGFVGIFPPPPVPGLGTTGGFKLQIEDRSGAGLEALAKVQGEVMAKAMTTPQLAGMMASFQVNAPQVQVDLDRVKAKTQGIPLTEVFDTLQVNLGSLYANDFNRFGRTYRVIVQADEPFRTQVDDIAQLKVRNAAGEMVPLAALAAVATSSGPDRVMHYNGYPSVDITGGPAPGYSSGQATAAIEQIMRETLPPGMAFEWTDLTYQEKQAGNTAMIVFPLAVLLAFLILAAQYNSWSLPFAVLLIAPLALLSAITGVWLFAGDNNVFTQIAFVVLVGLAAKNAILIVEFAHEEEKKGHDPLAAVLEAARLRLRPILMTSLAFVAGVVPLVIATGAGAEMRQAMGVAVFAGMLGVTVFGLILTPVFYVVIRRLVSRRSGRLPADAAIVEGGRPPI
- a CDS encoding alpha-hydroxy acid oxidase, which codes for MRLSQCHNFHDFRELARRRLPGPIFNYIDGAADDEVTYRRNTAAFEACDLVPNVLRGVTDIDLSVTVMGQKLALPVYCSPTALQRLFHHQGERAVAAAAGKYGTMFGVSSLGTVSLEEARRISGAPQVYQFYFHKDRGLNREMMARAKQAGVEVMMLTVDSITGGNRERDKRTGFAIPFRLNLAGITQFAVKPAWAINYLTHESFRLPQLDSHVDMGGGVMSISRYFTEMLDPSMTWDDVAEMVRHWGGPFCLKGIMSVEDARRAVEIGCSGIVLSNHGGRQLDGSRSAFDQLAEIVDAVGDRIDVMMDGGVQRGTHVLKALSLGAKAVGLGRYYLFPLAAAGQAGVERALEQMRIEIERAMKLMGCTSIDQLSRKNLRFR